In Oscillospiraceae bacterium, the following are encoded in one genomic region:
- a CDS encoding LysR family transcriptional regulator has translation MRGQIMETVAKYAYEVYKKESFTKAAEALYISQPSLSAAISRLEKELGFNIFDRSSIPLSLTAEGRIYIDSIEEIAESENNMRKRIRALSDTDHGSIIVGGSSYASYLIMSEICSEFYKKNPQITVTLDIGNIGSSQVLWEKIDKNEIDILITYSNQHGGCVTEPLLEERLVIAMHKKMQGAEKLQHLSLSREEIVANTYSTDREIDDMSIFNDIEFLDFSRNSDIRQRMVRLLGNYKTSHYKIVNAKHSEMHYNLMHAGIGAVVTTNLAVQQKLHEDDNILFFVPKGKESHRKIYLAYNPSSKNNPLVKNFINNAKDIYSKK, from the coding sequence ATGAGAGGTCAAATTATGGAAACAGTTGCTAAATATGCATATGAGGTATATAAAAAAGAAAGTTTTACCAAGGCTGCCGAAGCTCTTTATATATCACAGCCTTCGCTTAGTGCTGCAATTTCAAGGTTGGAAAAAGAGTTAGGCTTCAATATTTTTGATCGTTCTTCTATACCTCTTTCCTTGACAGCAGAAGGCAGAATTTATATTGATAGTATTGAAGAAATAGCAGAAAGTGAAAATAATATGCGTAAAAGAATCCGAGCGCTTTCCGATACGGACCACGGCTCAATAATAGTCGGTGGTTCAAGCTATGCATCATATTTAATCATGTCTGAAATCTGCAGTGAATTCTATAAAAAAAATCCCCAAATAACTGTAACACTCGATATAGGAAATATAGGAAGTTCACAAGTTCTTTGGGAAAAAATAGATAAAAACGAAATTGATATTTTGATAACCTATTCTAATCAACACGGCGGATGTGTTACAGAGCCTCTTTTAGAAGAGCGATTGGTCATTGCGATGCATAAAAAAATGCAAGGTGCAGAGAAATTGCAACACCTTTCATTGTCAAGAGAAGAAATTGTTGCAAACACATATTCTACTGACCGCGAAATTGATGATATGTCCATATTTAATGATATTGAGTTTCTGGATTTCTCACGCAATTCAGATATAAGACAACGAATGGTAAGATTGCTTGGTAATTATAAAACCTCACATTACAAAATCGTAAATGCAAAACATAGCGAAATGCATTATAACCTGATGCATGCAGGTATCGGTGCTGTTGTTACTACAAATTTGGCTGTACAACAAAAACTTCATGAAGACGATAATATATTGTTCTTTGTTCCAAAAGGCAAAGAGTCCCATCGAAAAATTTATCTTGCATATAACCCCTCATCAAAAAACAATCCTCTTGTTAAGAATTTTATAAATAACGCCAAAGACATTTACTCAAAAAAATAG
- a CDS encoding MFS transporter: protein MNKNINRFIKIFPWYSGLTADLLFYIAIDTLFLTIVKNFSAAQIVSLTSFAQLACIALQFLVLFIIKRIGNTASTRVGAICMLISAIIITVGKSYYLVLVGRLFHDVSVIFKTASFVALENNLDLVGKRSDFVRLRASANTIYAVLTMLISFVASYMFNLYHYLPMIGCITACAIGVILTFLMKDCSDYNKITYKKENKEKVKIHYSKFIIMTIVVYSFFYPIVNNGQTDGKLFIQQQILLDFNVDTTALIIGAIVCVSRIIRVFSNVIFAKLYYKYQGKLGIALPVMLSCSIALMLFGSLIPQIIVKIIVMGIGYTIILFARDPFKLYMQDVVFENTPKEQHQTLLTMLEFGVKLTTAGFGLGFSAILINYPMIVVMALMLVISTIDIVLSIKLYKMVLIKKTDVRYR from the coding sequence ATGAATAAGAATATAAACAGATTTATAAAAATATTTCCCTGGTATTCGGGTTTAACGGCAGACCTTTTGTTTTATATTGCTATAGATACACTGTTTCTAACAATAGTAAAGAACTTTTCTGCGGCACAAATAGTTTCTCTTACCTCATTTGCACAGCTTGCCTGTATAGCTCTTCAATTTCTGGTTCTTTTCATAATTAAGAGAATTGGAAATACCGCATCTACAAGAGTTGGTGCTATTTGTATGCTGATATCAGCTATTATTATTACCGTGGGAAAAAGTTACTACCTTGTATTGGTTGGCAGATTGTTTCATGATGTTTCTGTAATTTTCAAAACTGCTTCATTTGTAGCCCTTGAAAACAATCTTGATTTAGTTGGCAAACGAAGTGATTTTGTGCGTTTAAGAGCTTCAGCAAACACGATTTATGCAGTTTTAACTATGCTTATTTCTTTTGTTGCAAGTTATATGTTTAATCTCTATCATTATTTGCCGATGATAGGATGCATCACGGCTTGTGCAATAGGTGTTATACTTACATTTTTAATGAAAGACTGTTCGGATTATAATAAGATTACATACAAAAAAGAAAACAAAGAGAAGGTTAAAATACATTATAGTAAGTTTATAATAATGACAATTGTTGTTTATTCATTCTTTTATCCGATTGTCAATAATGGTCAGACAGATGGTAAATTGTTTATACAGCAACAGATTCTTTTAGATTTTAATGTTGATACCACAGCATTGATAATTGGTGCTATTGTTTGTGTTTCCCGTATTATACGTGTATTTTCCAATGTGATTTTTGCAAAATTATATTATAAATATCAAGGGAAATTAGGGATTGCGTTACCTGTTATGCTCAGCTGCTCAATAGCATTAATGTTATTCGGCTCGTTAATTCCGCAGATTATAGTTAAAATTATTGTAATGGGCATAGGATATACAATAATTCTCTTTGCGAGAGACCCTTTCAAATTATATATGCAGGACGTGGTATTTGAAAATACGCCAAAAGAACAGCATCAGACGTTACTCACTATGTTGGAATTTGGTGTAAAACTAACAACTGCAGGATTTGGATTGGGCTTTTCTGCTATTCTTATCAATTATCCTATGATTGTTGTTATGGCGCTGATGTTGGTAATATCAACAATTGATATAGTATTGAGTATAAAACTTTACAAAATGGTTTTAATTAAAAAAACAGATGTAAGGTATAGATAG